Genomic window (Desulforapulum autotrophicum HRM2):
CTTGCCTTCCGGCGCCTGATAGCTTCCCTGTTTCGCCGTTTCTGATCGGCGGTCTTCAGGTTAAGGCGTGGCACGGGTACTGGTCTGAAATCGTCTCCAAGGGCAACAAAGGTCAGATAGGCTGATCCTGTATGGGTTTTCTTTCCCGTTAGCAGGTCTTCGGTTTCAACCCGAACCCCAATTTCCATGGACGTTTCACCCACATTGTTGATACTTGCCTGGAAGGTCACCAGATTACCAATCTGGACAGGGTTATGAAAGTCCAGGCGGTCAATGGAGGCTGTCACGCAGATTTTTTTAGTGTGTCTTACGGCAACTACACCTGCTGCATTGTCAATTTGTTTCATGATCACACCACCGTGGACCAGCCCGGCGGGATTGGCGTCCTGGGGTTGCATGACCTGTGAAAGGGTCACCGAGCTTTCTTCGATTGTTTTCGGGCTCATAAATGTTCCTCGTTACAGGTGTTGATATGAAAATTTTCAGTAATGAATAGCCTGTGATTAATAAAGGGTAACCCCTTACTTTTCTGGGGGGAATCCCAAAGTCTACCATTCTTATGGATATCATAAAGGCTCTATGGTTCTGAGCCGCTTAAAGATCACAAAAGAGAAGTCTTTCAATAACCAGGGAGAAAATGTAAACCATACGACTTTGGATTGCAAGCAGCATCTGGTTCTTATTTTAAAATGTGTGGAGATTTGCAGGAATCTTAAAGTGGCGAACAGCCATCAGGGGTTTCAACAGGGGACGGGCATTTGAAAAAAATAGCCTCGTTTTGTGATATGGATTGTGTTTCATGGTATTTCACTATGAAATTGATGGCGGAAGTGCATGGGAATCGAACCCACCCGGGACGGTTTTAGCGCCCCACATCGGATTTGAAGTCCCGACTTGGCACCTGTAAGTCCCTTGCTATTCCTGCCTATTGGCACTCTTACATTAATACAGTCAACATACGGTCAACAAAGTCTTCCTTTAAGTAGGTTCAGTTACCTGCCATTGCCTGGAAGCATCATAGCATATTATGCCGATACGTAAAGCCTGGAATGATGTGTTTATGAAGATGGTCAGCTTCAACAACCCCAGCATTAAGGTTGTCTCATGGAATAAATAGGAAGGGTGTTAAGAATATGTAGTCATGCTAGAATATCAATTACATTGCATCATAGATGGAAGTAGAGTCTCTTTTATTGTGGTCTACTGATAAACTTAAGGAGGCTAACAATGGCAGCTTCAACACTGATTGGAGATGGTAGGAAGCATCAGTAGTACCAAAAGATAACATAAGATGAAAAATTTTAGTCCAGTTATGGACGATGGGTTATCCCCTTAATGCGAACAATTATATTCCCCCATGAGTCCCTTTTTGATGCCCGAATAAAGGCGTTTGAACTACCCCTATATCACTCATTAAACAGCACGCAAACCCTTGATAAAAGGTCAAATACGAGCTCTGAGAGCAGGTGAGGGCAAGGGCTTTTCTCGTTCATCTCCAATTGACCGGGTGACACTCCATACCTCTTGGTGTCTCTGGTGTGTCTCTCAAGCTATACATTATGATACTGAAAAGGTGTACCCTATTCACAGGACTCTTGGTGTCTCACAAAGTCTATCTCAACAAAAAGAAACGTTATTCTCAAATAGTCCTAGACATGTTGAGATTGATTTGCTAGGGTCTTTTTCACAGGACATAGTAAATGAATTAACCAGCTATCAAGGAGAAGGACATGAAGGCAGCCAAGGGAATGAAGGTAGGTTACATCAGGGTATCAAGCACTGGACAGAACGTAGACAGACAGGTGGATGGATTCAACACTCTTGATCTTGATAAGGTGTTCACTGATAAGGTATCAGGTGCCACCACAGACAGGCCTGAATTAAAAGCCTGCCTTGAGTACCTCAGAGAAAATGATACCCTTTATATATACAGCATGGACCGGTTAGCAAGGAACTTGATTGACCTTCAGTGCATCGTCAATGAACTTACCGGGCGTGGTGTTAGTATCAAGTTTATCAAAGAGCAGCTTACCTTTGAACAGAATGGTGGGAACCCCATGAACACTTTATTGCTACAGGTCATGGGTGCCTTTGCTGAGTTCGAGAGAAGCTTGATCAAGGAACGTCAGATGGAAGGGATTCAATCAGCTAAAACCAAAGGTGTTAAGTTCGGACGTAAGGCAAAGCTTGCACCTGAGCAGGTAGCAGAGATTAAGACCCGGTTAGAAGCAAATCCTTTAGTGAAGAAAGTAGACTTGATGGAGGAGTATAGCATCAGCCGGGCGACCTTGTACCGTGTTTTAAGTTGCATCAATGGTAAGGAGAAAGCAGCATAGTATAAACAACATACAACCTGTTTAACCATTTAAGCCTCAGTGTGTCTCTATAGATGCTTGGGGCTTTTCTATTTCTGGCCTGGTTCTGTCTCACACGTGTGACAAAAAACATCCATGATTAAATATTAACAACCTGCCATATCAACCTTGATATGGCATTACATTGCATCAATAGATAAGAGCTAAAAGATAATCGTCAGCAATCTGCAACACCCACCACTCCACTCCATAAGCAAATTACAAGATCTATCCAATCAAGAAGCACACCAACCAAAGCCATCAAGTGGACAAAGACTGGTAGGGCGAAAGCTCATCCTCTCTTTGTTCGTTAATTAATAGGTCTCTCATGGGAGTCAAACATAAGGAGGATACATGACATTATTAAAATCTACATCAAGATCAACATCAGCAATAGAGCGCTTGATATTCAACACCTCTATTCAAGCCACTGACTTTACAATACTTGAGGGCATTTGTGGAGTCGGCAAGTCCACCAGAATGATCAAGTACATCAGGGAGAACATAGAGGAAAGATATTTGGTTGTATTGCCTTTGCTTGATGAAATAGAAAGGTATCAAGAAAAACTACCGGAGTTAACTTTTAAGGTGCCATTGGAAAACAATAGTACGAAGACAGAACAATTCAAGAATTTCCTCAGGGATAAGAGCAACATCCTTTGTACTCATGCCCTGTTTAGCCTTTGGGATACAGAGATTGAGGGGCTTATTGCGGAGGCCGGGTATCATATTATTATTGATGAAGAAGTCGGTATTATTGAATCAGTTGGTATCAATGCCAAAGTAATCGAGAACTTAATGAAGTTAAAATACATCAGTATTGATTCAGGCACAGGGCTTGTAACATGGGATTATGAAGAGTCTGGATATGATTATAACGGAGAGAAGGAACACCAAATGGTTATCAGTAAAGCTAAATCTGGTTCCTTGTACTGCTTTGATGATAAGTTCTTTGTGTATGAGCTACCCTATAGACTATTCATAATAGGGGATAAATACACGATTATGACCTATCTTTTCAAAGGGAATTTCATGGATGCCTATTTTAATAGCCATAGTATTAAGTACAATATTAAACAGATTGATCCAGAGGAAGCAAGGAGTATAAAGGAACGAGCCAGGGAATTGATTGAGTTTGTACCCATGACAGCCAACATGAAGAACATCTGCAATAAACATAAAAGGAGCAAGCCCTTCAGCAAGGGCTTTATTGAAAGGATGACTCATAAAGAACGAAAGTCTTTCTGTGATGGTATTAGGAACATAGTCTATAAGCGAGAAAAATACGATATAGAAAGGGTCATGATAACTTGCTTTAAGTGTTTTATGAAAACCGATGACGATAAAGTACCCAAGAAGAACATGATGCCAAGAAGCATGTATACGTGTTTGGTTCCTATGAATGCACGTGGAAGCAATCAATGGATTGACCGGGACTTCGTTATACACATGGTAGACCATTACCCTGAACCAAGCCTTGATAAATACATGCATGCAAGGTCTAATGGCTCTTACAATCCTGATATCTACGCATTGTCAATGCTTGTCCAGTACATATTCAGGTCTGCAATTCGGGATAAGAAGCATATAAAGCTTATGATATGTTCACCCAGAATGGAGAAGCTATTCAAAAACTGGTTAGCTAAGCCCGAGTAGTGATGTTAGATCAATGTTTTCTATGTTAGATTTGATTCATGAAATCATGTCGTTTTGAAACGACACTCAAGCTGGTGTAGTTGATCATGTAACTATTTGAATTTATTAATTATATTTCCACGACCCTTAAAGGAAGATTCTTAAATGATAGCTTTTGAGGGCCACTTTTAGAACCCTTAATCAAGATAGAAAATTCTGGCATGCTGCCATCCAAAGATACTTGTCGATGCAAGAGAGAACAAGCAACAACGGCTTTGTTGTTCTTTGATTGCTATTCTCATCTGCATCGTACTTGTCTATTTAAGAGAGTAGAGATGCAAGAACAAACAACAAACAAGATGCCAAGGAAGTCAGGCAAGACAAGCTAAGGGGGATTCTACTGCTTTTGAAACCCTGCTCCATGCAATGGAGAGTACAGAAGATGCAATCAATCATCAAGGGTAGAAGAGAAGCAGAAGAGGCATATATAAGGGGTAGTACCTTAAGGCTCAAGCCACTGCTTTCTTCTATCTACATATATTGAAGTGCTATAACATCCTATAAAACCTTAACCAGTGAAGAGGGGAACACAGAAGTAGTTCCCCAGCTATCTTCTCTTGATGTGTAGGACTCTCTATGCTGTTCCAGGTTCTCTATGCTCTTTTCTCTTGCCTCTATCTGTTATTTTTTAGAGAGTCAAGGACGGCAAGCCTCAATGATGAATGAGCCTAAGAATGACAACAGGTGCAGGGCGTATAGAAACTTCTTTACTTAAGTTCCACTGGCTGATACTAACTTATCGTCCAAGATTTTAAAAGGTTCTGGTGGCATCATGTGGTCTTAACTGAGGGCAATGCAAATGTTTATAGTTTTCAAACAATCAGTGCGTAGGGTGGCACTATTCAGCATCCTGTTTATTAATTCTATGTCTGTAGTCATTTTCCCAACCAACCAAGTCTCACATGAGAGATAAACAAGGAGAGATACAATGGGAACAGCAGCCATCATAGCAATCGCAGCAGTAGCAATCTTCTTTATCTGGAATACTAACAGAGCAAAGAACGTCATCAAGGCAAGACTCTATAAGGAGTACGGTTACGACCCTGAGATTGAGAAGCTGGGTGGCGCTGAGTTGATGAAGATGAACGACAGAATGGATGCAATGGGTACCCTTAAAGACAGCAGCTTGAAGACAGCTCTTGAATTATATCAAAAAAATAGTGGAATAGGCCAGGCATTAACTTCTGATCAATTTGAACTCATTGTTAGTACCAGTGGATTTAAAGATATTGACAGTCGATACAAAGCGTTAGGGTTAACAAATTGGGGAGCTCTTGCATGGCTATCGGCACAGCATGTAGGAAATGTTCTCAAATTGATGGAAGACGGTAAGAGTATCAGTACTTTGATTTATGACGTGACTGAAAAAATGGCTTGTATTGGCACCTTCATCTTTAACCAAGTTCCTGAATTGAAGCTTACTAAAAAGGATATGACACCAATAGAGAATGCTGCTCTTGCTGCAACCCAATGGCTCAATGAAACGGAATCCCCATAAGAGAGGGAAGAGAGAGAACTACTGATGGGCTGGAATTAAGTCCAGAGCGCCGTATTAACAGCAAGAGCAATGGCGGTATTCTAACTCAGAACACCTCATCAGCAACGCACACAGCCCTCTTTAAAACCCCATTCACAAGATGTGCATATCGTTGTGTCATCTCAATCGTGGAGTGCCCCAGCAGCTCTTTAAGGGTGTATATATCGACCTTCCCGGAGCTGGCAAGATAAGAGGCATAGGTGTGTCTCAGGTCATGGAACCTGATTGATATTCCTGCTCTCTTCCTGATCCTCTTCCATGTTTCATCAAAGGTGTTGTAATAATTACCAAGGGTAGAAGGGAAAACATAATCTGAGACCTTGAGTTTCCTACACCTCTCAAGGATCGTCATACAATGATTGTTAAGGGGTAAGGACTGAGCCTTCTTGCTTTTCGTATTCATGGCTTGAAGGGTCAGCAGATGATTCTCAAAGTCCACACTATCCCATGTCAATGACAAGACCTCTCCTTTACGTTTACCTGAGTACAGGGCAAACTTGATGACCAGGATAGCCCTTTCATTGTTCCATGTATCCAACACACTCATTAGTGACCTAAGCCCTGATTTGTCTAATGGATTATTGATCCTGTTGTCAAACATTGGAGCTTCAACGGACTTGCATGGGTTGCCCCCCTGATACAATCCTTGCTGCATAGACCAATTGAACACCCTTTTAATAAGGACAAGAACCTGTTTGATAGTGGCTGGTGCATAGTGGCCGCCCTTAGGTGTGTCTTTAGTTGCCATATGGTTCAAGATGTCCTGAACATGAGAAGGGGTGATCTTGTCCATCTTCATCCCCTTTAGGTGTGCGGAGATGTGAAGTTCCCATCTTATACGATCATCAATCCATGACCTTTTGTTTAAGCTTGCCCACGTCAGATACTTACTCCATACCCCATCAATGACCGGGGCTCTATGAATATTGAACACGTCTTCTTCAATGGACTGAGTCTTGAACTTAGCCTCAACCTTTTTCGCCAGCTCCAGAGTGTTGACTTGCTTAGACTTCCATTTGCCATTGGAGAGCTTGATTCTAACTTTGAATAGTTTGTTTGTTCTTAGGTTGTTGCCACACTTGCATCTTAATGTTTGAAGTTTGTACGTCTTGTAACATACTGGACAGCACAGATTGATTGCCATAACCCTATCCTTAATAGCTTTCCGGCTCTGTCACACAGTCAACATACAGTCAACTATCATGATAAAAGCCGGGTTAAACATAAGGTAACTGAACATCATTAGGAAGGTGCTGTTGGAAGTATGGTATGGATTGTATTCTAAAGGATTTCAATAGGTTGGAAATGGCGGAAGTGCATGGGAATCGAACCCACCCGGGACGGTTTTAGCGCCCCACATCGGATTTGAAGTCCGAGGGCCCCACCAGTGAGCCGCGCACTTCCGCATCAAGACGATGAAAAGCGATTATACCTGATAAGCCTTGTTTGTCAACCCTTAACAGGGATTAAAAATTTTAAATTCCAGGAAAAAAGCTGGAAATTATCTCGTCTTCATTTGTGTGCAATGAGCCACTCCGGGTCCTTGTCTCTATTTTGGTTGTATGGGCTCTGTTTTTTTCTGCCAGATAGGATGTGATCTTATGTTCAATTGTCTTAAATAATATTGTTTCAACTTTCGGGATTGGCCTGTGGCGGGTATTATTGAACTTTTTTCGGCTTTAAAAGGGGGTGTCATGGTCTCTACAATGAGGTCTCCTTGGCTGTATATAAATTTGATGGAGGGGATACCCCTCTTTTTATTTGCAACTTTTAGGTGTAATCCTTTTTGCAGAGACACCGGGGCTAAGTATAGCGAAATTGCCTCGGACATAGAGATATTGAGCTTGCTTAGAATTGTCTGAGCGTTTTTTCAGGATGACTTAAATTTTACGCCAACCGTTATTTGTGGTATTAGGGACAAAGTGTTGCTTTCGACATTACCTGTGATGATGAGTAATCCTGCTCGTCCCCATATGAAAAAATCCTTAAAGAAAAGTGGTTTTGAATTCAAACAAAATGCGCTACAAATATTGATTTGTATTTATGTTAATCCCGTGAGGCCCTGTGGGTGGGCAGCCCTTATAAACAAGAATGAATTGGTAAATGAACTGCATTCACTTGCTGCTGAGACCATACTCTGCATCAATAAGAGAATATTTTATGACTTTTTCCACACTGGGCTTATCTGCCCCTATCGTTAAAGCTGTGGCTGGGCAGGGG
Coding sequences:
- a CDS encoding acyl-CoA thioesterase yields the protein MSPKTIEESSVTLSQVMQPQDANPAGLVHGGVIMKQIDNAAGVVAVRHTKKICVTASIDRLDFHNPVQIGNLVTFQASINNVGETSMEIGVRVETEDLLTGKKTHTGSAYLTFVALGDDFRPVPVPRLNLKTADQKRRNREAIRRRKARLAEKKSEKICQDNAKHCTD
- a CDS encoding recombinase family protein, which produces MKAAKGMKVGYIRVSSTGQNVDRQVDGFNTLDLDKVFTDKVSGATTDRPELKACLEYLRENDTLYIYSMDRLARNLIDLQCIVNELTGRGVSIKFIKEQLTFEQNGGNPMNTLLLQVMGAFAEFERSLIKERQMEGIQSAKTKGVKFGRKAKLAPEQVAEIKTRLEANPLVKKVDLMEEYSISRATLYRVLSCINGKEKAA
- a CDS encoding tyrosine-type recombinase/integrase; its protein translation is MAINLCCPVCYKTYKLQTLRCKCGNNLRTNKLFKVRIKLSNGKWKSKQVNTLELAKKVEAKFKTQSIEEDVFNIHRAPVIDGVWSKYLTWASLNKRSWIDDRIRWELHISAHLKGMKMDKITPSHVQDILNHMATKDTPKGGHYAPATIKQVLVLIKRVFNWSMQQGLYQGGNPCKSVEAPMFDNRINNPLDKSGLRSLMSVLDTWNNERAILVIKFALYSGKRKGEVLSLTWDSVDFENHLLTLQAMNTKSKKAQSLPLNNHCMTILERCRKLKVSDYVFPSTLGNYYNTFDETWKRIRKRAGISIRFHDLRHTYASYLASSGKVDIYTLKELLGHSTIEMTQRYAHLVNGVLKRAVCVADEVF